Within the Streptomyces vilmorinianum genome, the region GGTCCCTGGAGCCCCGGCTGCTCACGGCCGACGCGCTGACCACTCCGTACGACCTCGTCCTCCTCTCGGTGAAGGCCACCGCGCTCGAGCAGGCGATCGAGGACATAGGCCCGGCCGTCGGGCCGGACACGGCGATCGTGCCGCTGCTCAACGGGCTCGCCCACATGGACGCCCTCAACGCCCGCTTCGGCTCCGGGTCCGTCCTCGGCGGAGTCGCCAAGGTGGTCACCACCCTCGGCGACGAAGGGGACATCGTCCGCCTCGCGCCGATCGCCCACCTCACGATCGGCGAGCAGGACGGGTCGCGCTCGCCCCGAGTGGAGAAGATCCGGGCGGTGTTGAGCGAGGCCGGCATCGACGCCCTGGTGCCCGAGGACGTGCTGACCTCGATGTGGCACAAGTGGGTCTTCATCACCACCTTCGGCGCGGTGACCAGCCTGATGCGCGGGACGGTCGGAGAGGTCAACGCCGTACCGGGCGGCGCGGACCTGGGCCCTGCCGTTCTGGCGGAGGCGGCGGCGGTGTCGGCCGCGGCGGGCCGTCCCGTACCGGAGTCCGAGCGGACGACGACGCTGGACATCGTGACCGCCACCGGTTCTTCGATGGTCCCGTCCCTGTACCGGGACCTGGTGGCCGGACGCCCGACCGAGGTCGAGCACCTCTTCGGCGATCTGGTGGCCCGGGCCCGCGCCCTGGAGGTGCCGACCCCCCTCCTCGATCTGGCGACCCTCCACCTGCGCGTGCACCAGGAGCGGGTCCTGGCCGCCGCCCGCGGTTAGCGCCGCCGCGGCCGTCGGGGTGCGGATGACGCCGCGTCAGACGCCGTGGAGGGCCTTGCGGAGTGCGTCCACGCCCACGGCGACACGGGCCGGGTCGAGGCCGTGCGCGGCGCCCTCGCGCCCGATCCACTGGGCCACCAGGTAGTTCTGCTCGATCGCCACCGGGTAGCGGGCCTCGGGCGACAGGTCGTACTCGGGGAAGACGACGGCCGCGCGGGCACCGACGGCCAGCTCGCGCACCAGACGGTCGTGGGTGTGGGCGTTGCCGAACACCCAGCCGGCGCCGTGGAGGTAGACGAGGACGGGCAGGGGGCCGCCCTCGTGTCCCGCCGGGCGGACGATCCGCGCCCGGACGCTGCCGGTCGGGCCGCCCTCGACGGTCACCCACTCCTCGTCGACCTCCGGCTTCGCGACCGCGCCGGACTGGAGCTCGTCCACGGCCTTGCGGCCGTCGTTCACCGGCATCTCGTACAGGAACGGCGGCCCGGCCGTCGCCGCGGCGAGCTCCGCCGCGGCCGGCTCCAGCACGGGCCGGTTCCTGCTCTGGTCGTCCGACATCACGGACCGCCTCTCCTCGTACGTGCCCCGGGCAGCGAGACGGCCTCACCGCCGGTGTTCACCATGCGACCAGATCCATCGACGGTTTGCAGAGCCAGGGCGTGAACGTCACGGGCTCACCGCTCAGCTTCAGCGGTACGGCCCGGTGACCGATCGAATGCCCGAGGGACTCCACCGCCCCTTGTGCGATCACTTTCAGTAATATGGTCATGATGACGAGTGACTGACGTCTGGGATCGAAGGGTGGACCACGCGTATGGCGGTGCCGTCGGACACCCCCGCGAACGCCGCCGAACCTCCCCTGTCGCCGGTGAATTCACACAATGACTGGGACCCGCTGGAGGAGATCATCGTCGGGCGCCTCGAAGGTGCGACGATCCCCGGCGATCATCCGGTCGTGGCCTGCAACATGCCGCCCTGGGCCGCCCGGATGCAGGGGGTTGCCGGCGGATTCAGATATCCGCGCAGGCTGGTCGAGCGCGCGCAGGAGGAGCTCGATCAGTTCATCGCTCTGCTGGAGTCCCTGGACATCACGGTCAGGCGTCCCGACGCGGTCGACCACAGGCGTCGTTTCGCCACCCCGCACTGGTCGTCGCGCGGTTTCTGCAACGCCTGCCCACGCGACAGCATGCTCGTGGTCGGCGACGAGATCATCGAGACACCGATGGCGTGGCCGTGCCGATATTTCGAGACCCATTCCTATCGCGAGATCCTGAAGGACTATTTCCTACGGGGCGCGCGCTGGACATCGGCGCCGAAGCCGC harbors:
- a CDS encoding ketopantoate reductase family protein → MKILVVGAGATGGYFGALLARSGQDVTFLVRPRRAEVLRERGLRVTGRGEEWSLEPRLLTADALTTPYDLVLLSVKATALEQAIEDIGPAVGPDTAIVPLLNGLAHMDALNARFGSGSVLGGVAKVVTTLGDEGDIVRLAPIAHLTIGEQDGSRSPRVEKIRAVLSEAGIDALVPEDVLTSMWHKWVFITTFGAVTSLMRGTVGEVNAVPGGADLGPAVLAEAAAVSAAAGRPVPESERTTTLDIVTATGSSMVPSLYRDLVAGRPTEVEHLFGDLVARARALEVPTPLLDLATLHLRVHQERVLAAARG